TAGctttggtgcggatatggtcatttGCTGGCGTGTTTTTGTGTGCGTGCGTTGGTGTTGGTTGTGTacatcctagctatgcagaggccgggtgtgtactcattgtgttttgtatcctcttgatacttcattttgagctaataaaattcaccctttgtcgaaaaTAAGCACTACATCCTAGTCGCGGTGAGCCTGGAGGCGCTTGGAGTGGCGGTAGCCTCAAGGCTTGTGATTGTCCACCTCCAAGGACAGTGTACGGTCGCCTATCTCAGGCTTCTTGACGACCATCTCCACCACGTCCTGAGGCTCGACCAGTTCACCATTGGGAGCATCCACCATCTCCTCCTCGACGTCCTCCAAAACGGTCGTGGTCGGGGCCACCGCGATGGCCGGTTGGTCATCATCGTTGGCAACATCCATCATCTCCTCCTCGTCGTGAAAAGCATGTACTTGGCCCATCTGACATAGTAGAGGGGATCGATCCATTCGTGTGCATGCAAATAAATTAGGTGCACAACATGGTTTTTAGCGTGTATTCACTCAGGCAAGCCCAACTCAATCACGAATGCAAGAGATCAAAAACCGATGCACGCTATCAAACACGCCTTTAATGTGAGGCATCCGTTTATGTACATTACCGACATGTACGTCTAGGATTTCAGACAAAAATCAGAAATGACATGTATTACTTACAGTTTGTCTAATttacatctagatgttttttaagaatgtcacatctaagctcccataaatatataatgcagcaacaagaaacaaaaaaaactaggacaaaaaaatagaccacaaacacaGTGAAAATCAGCCTAGATGTGACATACATCTAGATGTGTTCTAGACAGACCCTATTACTTAACTAACGAATTCTGACTTTTCATGCTTTACGAATCAAATTAGCAGCTCTGCTGtaattaaaaatatatttttaacatGTCTACTCCTGACTGCTGAACCCCCGCCGTCCAAGTTCCATCGTCACGGCCGTTTCCTGAACCACCCCCCAAAATCAATTCATCTATAGACTACTTACACATCAGACACATCAAACAAACCACATGGTCTACACGGTTCTTTGACATTAAAATTCTGAAGCATATTATTACCATTTCCCCAAAACCGATCCCGGAACAATTAATTTATCCTTAActctgctcttcttcttcctcctcttcgtcctcatcgccgccgtcgtcgtcgtccgaaGAGGACGACGAGCTTCCAGAGCGACGCGATTCGTCGTCCTTTTTGGGTGCCGCTGCCGGCTCGGGGACTGGCTCGGGGGCGGGGGCTGGCTCTGGCTCTGGGGCGGGCGGATCCGGCGGCAGCATCATGAGGAAGCCTAGGGTCATGACGACGTCGCCCATCATTGGCCGCACGCAGTCCTCTTCTTGCAAGCACATGGAAGCCATGGCCACCACTTGGTTCAACGCTTTGGCCGGGTACTCCCTCTTGATAAGCGGGTCCACCAGCTCATGATATTTCTTCTGGTCTTTGAACTTCGGTTGTGCCTGCAACGATCGCACAACCTTAATTAGCAAAAAATGTCGACATCGATCGATGGCCGTGGTGATGGATGCGGTGGTGAATTACGTACCCAGGTGACGACGTTCTGCTCCTCGACGGGCTTGCTGGTGTCGACGGTCCGCCTGCCGGAGATGAGCTGCAGCAGCACCACAccgaagctgtacacgtcggaCTTCATGCTGACCTGGCCGCCGCGGTCGTACTCCGGCGCGAGGCACCCGAAAGCGCCCATCATCGGCGACGCCATCGGCATGTTGCCACCGCCGGACTGGCCGAGCTGCTGGAGGCCGAAGTCGGAGAGCTTGGGCGTGAAGCTGGCGTCGAGCAGGACTTGGGAGGCCTTGAAGTCGCCATACACCACCGGCGGGTCCGCTTTCTCGTGCAGGTACTCGAGCCCCTGAGCGGCGCCGTTGGCCACCTTCATCCTTGTCATCCAGTCCATAGGCTTCTTCTCCGGCGGCAAGTCTGTCGAATTGGTGGGGAAATTTGATCAGCAATTTAACCGATTGAGTTGACGGTTCACCGGCCGGACAATTTATCACGAGCGGGCGTAGAGTACCGTAGAGGTGGTCTTCCAAGGTGCCGCCGTCCATGTGCTCGTAGACGAGGAGCCGCTGGTCGCCGTCGGCGCAGTAGCCGATGATGTCGATGAGGTTCTCGTGGTGAAGCTTGCTGAGCTTGGAGACCTCGGTCAGGAACTCGATGTTGCCTTGGAAGCCATGCTTGTCCATCTGCTTGATGGCCACGGCCTGATCCACCAATCCAACGCACAAGCGAATCAGTATGCAAGCACATACATATCTATGGCGATCATATCATATGGTTCTTGTTTAGGGCAAGCATGCCTACGTAACGTACCTGCCCTTCCTTCTCTAGCTGGCCCTTGTACACCCTGAAGAAGCCTCCTTCTCCGACGAGGTTGTACGGCGTGAAGTGGTCGGTGGCAGCAGCGAGCTCCCGGAACGCGAACGCCTTCACCTCGATGGCCTGCCGCAGCGCGTCCTCCGGGTTGGCGTCGCTCTCTGCATTAATCGATTTCGTTCAGCACTGAATTAATTTGCAGGAGCGATGTGTCGCGAGGAAATCTAAATTAAGCAGAGGAGGCCAGGTCTGAGTCTGACGCACCGCCGGCCGGCTTGGTCGGCGTCACGCTCGCTGGAGCTGCCACGGCGACGGGCGCGGCTGCAGCCGGGGCGCGGTAGGGCGCGGGCGCGTGCACGGAGGGAGGCGGCGACAtgggccccgccgccgcctgctcGTCGCCCCCTCCCTCGgcgttgccatccttcttcttcccGAAACACGGCAAGCAGCTCATCTTGCCGATCCGTCCACGCCCTGCTGCGACCTCGCGGGGGACAAGAACGCCAAGGTACACGCAGGGTCGACGACCGAggagtcgccgccgccgtcacTGCGTGCCGGCGATCATCGAGCGTCAACTCAGCACCGCCGCGGCGCCTCGACCTCATGGAACGCCATCAGTTCCGCCGCGCCGCACCGtatgtatgtgcaatgcacgtacGTACGCGCGCGTGCGCAGGCAGGAGAGCACCCACCGGAGGACGGCCGGCTCGTGTGTGTCCCTCGATCCGTCAGATCGACGAGACGGGACGGTGGAGGAGGGCGCGTGATCGCCGGGGAGAATGAACGGATCAAAGAAGGGTGTGCGAGGGATCGACCGAGATCGATGGAGGAGACGATGTGGGTAGTGGTGGTGGGGCGATACGGcagtcggaggaggaggaaggccctGGAGATCGAGGGATCCAAAGCCTTCCCACAGAGGAGAGATGGAGGAAGGAGAgggtaggagagggagagggggaggctaaGTTTGGCGCGCGGGAAAGCAGGGGGGCGGGGTTGGACGTGCGGAGCACCACGCACTTTTTATGCCGCGAGGGAGGCGTCGTGGAGGGGGCGTCTCGGCCATTCTCGCTGTCCACCACCACCTCCATGATCGTCACCTGCATGTTTATGCTTCCGCCGGATGCGAACCGATTCGTCGTGTGCTGGCTGTGAATTAATTTCGTGTAGACCACGAACTAGCTAGAGTGGTGTCCTTGGAGTTCAGGGAATGGTAATTGGACATGCACAAAAGGTGGTGCTGCCGATGTCGCCACGTAAACTGTGCCATCTTGAATCTGCGTCCGTTCTTGCTTGCATAAAAAAAAGTCACTTAACCGGCGAACGTTTGTTGGGAGCATGCAAAATGCGAACACGTGGCAATTGTGTTGGTGAGGATGACAAATTTAATTGACAAGCATGACAACTTCATCTTAATTCAATTTTTTGTCAGGATTTACTTGCAAACATTGCGACAACATAAATTGTCGGATGTCAGCACAGTAACATTATCGAAAAATATATCTCAAAACAGGCTTTCGCCTCACTTTATATATAAAACAACAACAACCGAAGTACACGTGCAACATAAAGAGGTAACCCTCTTACAAAGCAGATCCCGGAATAACCGGATCACGCAGAACTCACGGGACTATGCTACCAAAAGAGAACATAGGGAAGACGGAGTACAACGTCACCTGCATGGAGGGGGCGTTTCAGCCATTCTCGctgtccaccaccaccgccacctccaTGATCGTCACCTGCATGTTTATGTTTCCGCCGGATACGAACCGATTCGTCGTCTGCTGGCTGTGAGTTAATTTCGTGTAGGCCACGAACTAGCTGGACTAGTGTCTTTGGTAATTGAACATGCACAAAAGGTAGTGCTGCCGAAGTCGACACGTAACTGTGCCGTCTCTTGCTTGCAAAAAAGAAAAGGACCAACTTAACCAGCGAACGGTTATTGGGGGCATGGAAAATGCGAACACATGGTAGTTGTGTTGGTCGAGGATGACAAATTTAATCGACAAGCATGACAACTCAATCTCAATTTAATTTTTTGTCAGGATTTACTGTGTTTGCCAACCTCGCAACaatatatataaattgttgtatgtcAACACAATAACATTATCGAAAAAATATCTCAAAACAGGCTTTggtcccgctttatatataaagcaacaacgaCGACCAAAGTACACGGCGGAATGATACAAGATGGAGAGGTAGCCCTCTTACAAAGCACATCCTGGGGTAACCGGGTCACGCAGAACTCACGGGACTACCCTACCGAAAGAGAACATGGGGAAGACGGAGTACAACGCCACGCTACACCCCAGTACACCTAAGCTCCACGACAACGCCCCCGGGAGGGAAGAGGGCGCGTGTCGCTGATGCCGAGTCCGAAGCGGACAAGGGTACCCGGAACCCTGACAAAGAGAAGAACCGCAACGACGTCCTCAAGAGGAGAGCAGCGCCCACGAGAGTTGCCTACGTCGGCGCCAAAGCATGAAGCTTTCGCTCGGCAGCTACCGCGTGCCACCATGAGTTCTCGGGGCAACCATGACGAGCTTAGACTCCCAGATGCAGATCTGGGCGCCGTCACTGCCACCGACAGAGGACGAACCTAAGCCACCTGACGTTGTCGTCTCGCCGCCCATGCGACCAAGAAGGAATGCCACCACTACTGCCATAGCAACCACCGAAGAGCCAACCATGCGATGCACCACCCGCCGCTGCCCCATCATCCAAGGTCTGAAACACCACCAACCGTCCACTTCCCGGCACACCCTCGACGGTAGGAGGAGCGGAGGCTTCTCCATCAACTCCTAGCCCGACATCAGCCATCAATTCTGGGTGAGCGCCTCCGCCATAGGAATCGTCGATACCTACGTCGCAAGCCAGTCCTGGTGGACCGGGAGAGACACGAACCAGTGGCTGCCGAGGGCCATCGCTGAGCAAGCCTCAACCCTAGCCCTTTGGCCTTGGGACAGGCGAGCTTGCACAACGCCTGGTTTGTGGCCTTCAACGTCGATCCATAAGACAATATAGTGGCGCTAAGATGCCTCGCATGGCTCGAgggagctgatgacccacaagtataggggatcaatcgtagtcctttcgataagtaagagtgtcgaacccaacgaggagcagaaggaaatgacaagttgttttcagtaaggtaattttTGCAAGCACCTAAATTGTCCgtaatgagtagtttgatagcaagataatttgtaacgagcaagtaacagtaacagtaaataaagtgcagcaaggtagcccaatccttttgaggtaaaggacaggccaaaacggtctcttatgataagcaaagcgtttttgagggtacacgggaatttcatctagtcactttcatcaggttggtttgatttgtgtttgctactttgataatttcatatgtgggtggaccggtgcttaggtgttgttcttacttgaacaaacctcctacttatgattaacaccctcgtaagcatccgcaactacgagaaatgtATTaatataaaatctaaccatagcattaaacttttggatccaaagcagtcccttacgaagtagcgcataaactagggtttaagcttatgtcactctagcaacccatcatctaataactactccacaatgcattcccttgggccctaataaggtgaactgccatatagtcgacgttcacatgacaccaataaggcaatcacaacatacatatcatcaaaatatcgaacacatatcaagttcacatgattacttgcaacaagatttctcccatgacctcaagaacaaaagtaactactcacaaatgataaccatgttcaagatcagagaggtattaaatagcataatgggtctgaacatataatcttccaccaaataaaccatatagtaatcaactacaagatgtaatcaacactactagtcacccacaagtaccaatctaaggttccggtacaaagattgaacacaagagatgaactagggtttgagaggagatgttgatggagattgccctccccaagatgggagagttgttggtgatgatgatgacgatgatttccccctccgggagggaagttcccccggcgaaatcgctctgccggagggcaaaagtgctcctgcccaagttccgcctcgagatggtggcgcttcgtcccgaaagtcctctcactattttttctaggtcaaaatgacttatataccagaagatgggcaccggaggtgggccaaggagggcacaacccaccagggcgcgcccagatgggttgtgcccacctggtgggccccctctggtagttctttgctccaataattcttaaatactccataaaaaatctccgtgaagtttcagctcatttggagatgtgcagaatagataACTCTGACATAgcattttcaggtccagaattccagctgccggtattctccctctttgtgtaatcCTTGAATagtatgagagaaaaggcattagaaatactccaaaaggcattattatgcatagaaacattataaataacagtaggaaaacatgaagcaaaatggacgtatcagggacccgggccagacgccgaggcccatggcgtttgGGCCAGAAGTCGAGGACCGTGGCATCTGGTACTGGAaaccgagaaggactcttccttgcattccaaaccgactttgaggaggctctttctccaagaaacgaccccagggctcaacacaTAAATAGAGGAGCAGGGCTAGCCCCTGGGGGACACCACGATTCACCAAGTTGTGTGAAGgcgcctgctacttcttgagcttgcgttggtttttcccctgaagaggaaagggtgacgcaacaaagtagagataagtatttccctcaatttgagaatcaaggtaccaatccagtaggaggtacacacaagtctccaatctatgcacctacacaaacaatcaaatacttgcacccaacgcgataaagaggttgtcaatcccttcacggtcacttgcaaggatgagatctgatagagatagatataaaagattactaaaacataatacaaagtaaaaaacaaataaattgcagcaaggtgtttttttgtttttgtttatagatctgaaaatatatgatggaaaatagacccaagggccataggtttcactagaggcttccctcttgaaagaaaataatacggtgggtgaacaaattactgtcgagcaattgatagaaaagcgcaaagttatgacaatatccaaggcaatgatcacgaatataggcatcacatccgtgtcaagtagaccggctcctgcctgcatctactactattactccacacatcgacagctatccagcatgcatctagagtattaagttcatatgaacggagtaatgccttaagtaagatgacatgatgtagagttataaactcaagcaatatgatgaaaaccccatctttttacccttgatggcaacaatacaatatgtgcctcgctacccctactatgtcactgggtgaggacaccgcaagattgaaccgaaaactaagcacctctcccattgcaagaagaaccaatctagtcggccaaaccaaaccaataattcgaagagaaatacaaagatatttgatcatgcatataagaactcagaaaagactcaaataatattcatagataatctgatcataaatccacaattcatcggatctcgacaaacacaccgcaaaagaatattacatcgtaTAGAACTCCAAgagcatcgaggagaacatggtattgaagatcaaagagagagaagaagccatctagctactagctatggacccgtaggtctatggtaaactactcacgcttcatcggaagggcaatagagttgatgtagatgccctctgtgatcggatccccctccgacagtgtgccggaaagggccccaagatgggatctcacgggaacagaaggttatggtggcggaaaagtattttggtggacgcttctggtcatttgggaatatttgggaatttatagagcaaaaattagggttggaggagtctcgtgggccccacaagctaggggcgccccccctagggcgcgccctgatggcttgtggagtcctcgggactcttctggccccctctccaagctccgcggatgtcttctggtccaagaaaaaccatcaagaaagttttattccgtttggactccgtttgatattccttttctgtaaaactcaaaaacaaggaaaaaacagaaactgacactgggctctaggttaataagttagtccccaaaataatataaaatagcatattaatgcatataaaacatccaaaacagataatataatagcatggaacaataaaaaattatagatacattggagacgtatcagcaccccctctccctctagttcgtccTCCGTCCTaaatccgttgtgcttggcgaagccctgcggaaataGTTTTCGCCACCATCgtcaccacgctatcgtgctgccgaaactcatctactacttcgcctcacTTGCTGGAtggagaaggcgaggacgtcatcgagctgaacatgtgctgaacgcagaggggacgtacattcggtacttgatcgggacggatcgtgaaggtgtacgactacatcaaccgcgttgataaacgcttccgcttagcaatctacaagggtatgtagatgctctccccctctcatacCTATACATCTCCatcgatagatcttgcgtgtgcatagattttttttgttttccatgcaatgttccccgacagtggtatcagagccaggtctatgcgtagatgatatgcacgagtagaacacaaaggagttgtgggcggtgaggTTCATATTGCTTCCCACcattgtcttattttgattcggcggcattgtgggatgaagcggcccagaccaaccttacatgtccacgcacatgaggccggttccaccgaccgacatgcaacttgttttgcataaaggtgcctGACGGGTGtccatttctcctactttagttgagtcGGATTTGACTACGGTggtccttgcagaaggttaaatagcaagttaataatcaccgttgtggttttgcgtaggtaataaCATTTATAgctagttgcccgtagcagccacgtaaaacttgcaacaacaaagtagaggacgtctaacttgtttttgtacggcatgttgtgatgtgatattgtcaagatGTGAtattatatatgttgatgtatgagatgatcatgttttgtaataagtccatgacttgcatgtcgatgagtatgacaaccggcaggagccttagggttgtctttaattattgtatgacttgtgtgtcaatcactaagcgccatgtaattgctttactttatcgctatgcgttagcaatagttggtgagacgaccccgacgcaacgatggagatcaaggtgtcacgccggtgatgatggagatcatgccgatgctttggagatgaagatcaaaagcacaagatgatgatggccatatcatgtcacatattttgattgcatgtgatgtttatcctttatgcatctttttttgcttagaacgtcggtagcattataagatgatcccttcacttaatttcaagataaaaaagtgttctccccgagtatgcaccgttgctaaagttcatagttttgaagcacctcatgatgatcgcgtgtgatagactctacgttcacatataatggGTGTAAACCAGTtatgcacatgcagaatacttgggttaaacttgacgagcctagcatgtacatacatggtcttggaacactgaagatcgaaaggtcaaacatgagtcatatagtacatacgatcaacatagagatgttcaccattgaagactaccccatctcacgtgatgatcggacatgggttagttgatttggatcaggtatcacttagacaacttgaggggtgttgatttaagtgggagttcactagtaatttgattatttgaaccaaatttatcatgaacttagtcttactAGTTTTTGCATatccatgttgtagatcaatggcccatgctttCGTTCCCTTAaactttaatgcgttcctagagaaagctaagttgaaagatgatggtagcaactacacggactgggtccgtaacttgaggattatcctcattgctgcacagaagaattatgtccttgatgcaccgctaggtgacatacctgctgcagatgttatgaacgtctggcaggctctatctgatgactactcgatagttcagtgtgccatgctttacggcttagaaccgggacttcaaagacgttttgaacgccacggaccatatcagatgttccaagagctgaagttgatatttcaagctaatgctcgggttgagagatatgaagtctccaacaagttctgtagttgtaagatggaggagaatagttttgtcagtgaacacatactcaaaatgtctgggtatcataaccacttgactcagctgggaattgagAGTGTTaatgacagagttcttcaatcactgccaccaagctagaaagtctttgtgatgaactataatatgcaagggatgacgaaaatgattcccgagctcttcgcgatgctgaaatcggcggaggtagaaatcaagaagaagcatcaagtgttgatggttaacaagatcactagtttcaagaaaaagggcaagggaaagaaagggaacttcaagaagaatggcaagcaagttgccgctcccgtgaagaatcccaaagctggacccaagcctgaaactgagtgcttctactgcaaaggaaatggtcactggaagcggaactatcccaagtacttggcagataacatggcaaagtgaacaaaggtatatttgatatacatgttattgatgagttccttactaatgctcgtagtagcgcctgtgtatttgatactggttcggttgctcatatttgtaacttaaaataggagctgcgaaataaatgaagattgcctaaggacgaggtgatgatgcgtgtcgggaatggttccaaggttgatgtgatcgccgtcggcatgctactgatgacccacaagtataagggatcaatcgtagtccttttgataagtaagagtgtcgaatccaacgaggagcagaaggaaatgacaagtggtttttagcaaggtattctctgcaagcactgaaattataagtaacgagtagtttgatagcaagataatttgtaacaagcaagtaatggtaacggtaaccaaagtgcagcaagatagcccaatccttttgaggcaaaggacatgccaaaacaatctcttataataagcaaagcgttcttgagggtacacaggaatttcatctagtcactttcaccatgttcgttcgatttgtgttcgctactttgataatttgatatgtgggtggatcggtgcttaggtgctgttataacttgaacaaatctcctacttatgattaaccccctcgcaagcatccgcaactatgagaaaagtattaagaataaattctaaccatagcattaaacttttggatccaatcagtcccttacggaatagtgcataaactagcgtttaagcttctgtcactctcgcaacccatcatctaataactactccacaatgcattaccttaggcccaaatatggtgaagtgtcatgtagtcaacgttcacatgacaccactaagggaatcacaacatacatactatcaaaatatcgaacacatataaaattgatatgattacttgcaacaagatttctcccgtgacctcaagaaaaaaagtaactactcaccaataataatcatgctcaagatcagaggggtattaaatagcatattggatctaaacatataatcttccaccaaataaaccatatagtaatcaactacaagatgtaatcaacactactagtcacccacaagtgcCAATCTAcagtttcggtacaaagattgaacacaagagatgaactagggtttgagaggagatggtgttgttgaagatgttgatggagatcgccctccccaagatgggagagttgttggcgatgatgatgacgatgatttccccctccgggagggaagttcccctggcggaatcgctccgcccgagggcaaaagtgctcctgcccaagttctgcctcgagacagcgGCACTCTCCCGAAAGtactccccttatttttttctaggtcaaaatgacttatataccagaagaggggcaccagatgTGTGCTGGgctaagcacaacccaccagggcgcacctgggggggctAGGCGCGTCCTGGTGTCTtatgctcaccaggtggccccctccggtagttatttgctccagtaattattatttattccataaaaattcctcgtgaagtttccgctcatttggagttgtgcagaataggtggcctggcgtagctttttcaggtccagatttccagctgccggaattctccctctttgtgtgaaccttgcatattatgagagaaaagacattagaattactccaaaaagcattattatgcataaaaacatcatatgcaaaattgacgtatcaactcccacaagcttaggcctcgcttgtccttaagcgaaaaccgaaatcgaaaaacatgtccacatgcttagagagagaggtgtcgataaaaacaaaatacgaacatagaagcatcatgtaagttattataacagcaacaaactttaacataaaacttttatcaaagaacttttatcatagactt
This DNA window, taken from Triticum aestivum cultivar Chinese Spring chromosome 1D, IWGSC CS RefSeq v2.1, whole genome shotgun sequence, encodes the following:
- the LOC123170572 gene encoding probable serine/threonine-protein kinase PBL25, whose protein sequence is MSCLPCFGKKKDGNAEGGGDEQAAAGPMSPPPSVHAPAPYRAPAAAAPVAVAAPASVTPTKPAGESDANPEDALRQAIEVKAFAFRELAAATDHFTPYNLVGEGGFFRVYKGQLEKEGQAVAIKQMDKHGFQGNIEFLTEVSKLSKLHHENLIDIIGYCADGDQRLLVYEHMDGGTLEDHLYDLPPEKKPMDWMTRMKVANGAAQGLEYLHEKADPPVVYGDFKASQVLLDASFTPKLSDFGLQQLGQSGGGNMPMASPMMGAFGCLAPEYDRGGQVSMKSDVYSFGVVLLQLISGRRTVDTSKPVEEQNVVTWAQPKFKDQKKYHELVDPLIKREYPAKALNQVVAMASMCLQEEDCVRPMMGDVVMTLGFLMMLPPDPPAPEPEPAPAPEPVPEPAAAPKKDDESRRSGSSSSSSDDDDGGDEDEEEEEEEQS